A region from the Lolium perenne isolate Kyuss_39 chromosome 4, Kyuss_2.0, whole genome shotgun sequence genome encodes:
- the LOC127296417 gene encoding UDP-glucuronate 4-epimerase 3 — translation MAPQLTGAPGSAAAAGGASAALKPQFHHYHHHRLPPRHHHHPSLLSKLAFWSVCSLSLLLAFLLLSPSSSSSAPASKTDSPRRSLHASTATAAAYGGAAWEKKVRASARVRRPGGRAGLSVLVTGAAGFVGCHAAAALRRRGDGVLGLDNFNDYYDPALKRGRAALLARAGVYVVDGDIADADLLAKLFDVVPFTHVLHLAAQAGVRHALVDPMSYVRANVAGLVALLEAARAADPQPAIVWASSSSVYGLNSHVPFSEHDRTDRPASLYAATKKAGEEIAHVYNHIYGLSLTALRFFTVYGPWGRPDMAYFFFTRDILAGRPITVYESSGGGAHQTTISRDFTYIDDIVKGCIGALDTAGKSTGSGGKKRGPAPFRTYNLGNTSPVPVTQLVDLLEKMLKVKAERRIVKMPRNGDVPYTHANISLAQRELGYRPSTDLQTGLKKFVRWYLEYYNPELAVKQKQHGSSTGKASRGRNGSTSSSAR, via the coding sequence ATGGCGCCGCAGCTGACCGGCGCGCccggctcggcggcggcggccggcggcgcctCCGCGGCCCTCAAGCCGCAGTtccaccactaccaccaccaccgcctccccccccgccaccaccaccacccctcgCTCCTCTCCAAGCTCGCCTTCTGGTCCGTCTGCTCCCTCTCGCTGCTCCTCGCCTTCCTCCTcctctccccctcctcctcctcctccgcccccgCCTCCAAAACCGACTccccgcgccgctccctccacgcctccaccgccaccgccgccgcctacGGCGGCGCCGCCTGGGAGAAGAAGGTGCGGGCCTCCGCGCGCGTCAGGCGCCCCGGCGGCCGCGCCGGCCTCTCAGTCCTCGTCACGGGCGCCGCGGGCTTCGTCGGctgccacgccgccgccgcgctgCGCCGCCGCGGCGACGGCGTCCTCGGCCTCGACAACTTCAACGACTACTACGACCCCGCCCTCAAGCGCGGCCGCGCCGCGCTCCTCGCGCGCGCGGGCGTCTACGTCGTCGACGGCGACATCGCCGACGCCGACCTCCTCGCCAAGCTCTTCGACGTCGTCCCCTTCACCCACGTCCTGCACCTCGCCGCCCAAGCCGGCGTGCGCCACGCGCTCGTCGACCCCATGTCCTACGTGCGCGCCAACGTGGCGGGCCTCGTCGCGCTGCTCGAGGCGGCGCGCGCCGCCGACCCGCAGCCGGCGATCGTctgggcgtcctcctcctccgtgTACGGGCTCAACTCCCACGTGCCCTTCTCCGAGCACGACAGGACGGACCGCCCCGCGTCCCTCTACGCGGCCACCAAGAAGGCGGGCGAGGAGATCGCGCATGTCTACAACCACATCTACGGCCTCTCCCTCACCGCGCTCCGGTTCTTCACCGTCTACGGCCCCTGGGGGCGCCCCGACATGGCATACTTCTTCTTCACCCGGGACATCCTCGCTGGTCGGCCCATCACCGTCTACGAGAGCTCCGGTGGAGGCGCGCACCAGACCACCATTTCCCGGGATTTCACCTACATTGATGATATCGTCAAGGGGTGTATCGGGGCCCTGGATACAGCCGGCAAGAGCACTGGCAGCGGTGGCAAGAAGCGGGGGCCAGCGCCGTTCAGGACTTACAATTTGGGCAACACTTCTCCGGTGCCAGTCACACAGCTAGTGGACTTGCTGGAGAAGATGCTCAAGGTCAAGGCTGAGAGGAGGATTGTCAAGATGCCGAGGAACGGGGATGTGCCCTACACGCATGCTAACATCAGCCTTGCGCAGCGCGAGCTTGGGTACCGGCCATCCACCGATCTACAAACGGGGCTCAAGAAGTTTGTGCGCTGGTATCTCGAGTACTACAACCCTGAGCTGGCCGTGAAGCAGAAGCAGCATGGCAGTAGCACTGGCAAGGCCTCACGCGGTCGGAACGGCAGCACGAGCAGCAGCGCAAGATGA
- the LOC139830692 gene encoding uncharacterized protein translates to MDMMIRDRIRKRRDEEDDDMMMFILPALYMMGSSGGRQKEKRHTSVLTGEEKVRELLEGHVKNCRVAFRMEPQIFRSLANYLRRERLVSDTRIKVEEKLAFFMYMLSHNASFEALQLQFGHSNDSYHHIMKHFFNVVVPILSNRFLKLPNPNEVPYKIQSDSRFYPYFKNCIGAIDGTHIPISVSPDEAAPFRNRKGTLSQNVMMVGDFDLNFTFVSAGWEGSATDARVLRSARNSGFHVPAGKFYLVDGGYANTSSFLAPYRGVRYHLKEFGAGRRRPRNYKELFNHRHAVLRNAIERAFGVLKKRFPILKVATSHKIWNQVKIPMAAALLHNIIKALNGDEQWLDDPQDNIPPENFVDLPDGDEGYEHEGNEHADNQGNNLRDAIARQMWNDYQRHRN, encoded by the exons ATGGATATGATGATAAGGGATCGCATTAGAAAGAGgagggatgaggaagacgatgaTATGATGATGTTTattttgcctgcactatatatgatGGGTTCTAGTGGAGGGAGACAAAAGGAGAAACGTCATACATCAGTGCTAACCGGAGAGGAAAAAGTTCGGGAGCTACTTGAAGGGCACGTGAAGAATTGTAGGGTAGCTTTCAGAATGGAACCCCAAATTTTCAGATCATTGGCCAACTACCTTAGAAGGGAACGGTTGGTTAGCGACACCAGAATTAAAGTAGAGGAGAAACTAGCCTTTTTCATGTATATGCTCAGTCATAATGCTTCATTTGAGGCTCTCCAACTACAGTTTGGACATAGCAATGACAGCTATCATCACATCATGAAGCATTTTTTCAATGTAGTTGTCCCTATTCTCAGCAACAGATTTTTGAAGCTTCCCAATCCTAATGAAGTACCTTATAAAATTCAAAGTGATTCCAGGTTCTATCCTTACTTCAAG AATTGCATCGGTGCCATAGATGGCACCCACATACCTATTTCTGTATCTCCTGATGAAGCTGCTCCATTTAGAAATAGGAAAGGAACACTTAGTCAAAATGTGATGATGGTTGGTGATTTTGATCTGAATTTCACTTTCGTATCTGCTGGATGGGAGGGATCGGCCACTGATGCTAGGGTCCTTAGATCAGCAAGGAACAGTGGTTTCCATGTACCTGCGGGGAAATTCTATCTAGTGGACGGTGGGTACGCAAACACATCTTCATTCCTTGCACCTTATCGTGGGGTACGCTACCATCTTAAGGAGTTCGGTGCAGGTCGCCGAAGACCTCGGAATTATAAAGAGCTATTTAACCACAGGCATGCAGTACTTAGAAATGCTATTGAAAGGGCTTTTGGGGTTTTAAAGAAACGGTTTCCCATCCTCAAGGTTGCAACATCTCATAAAATTTGGAACCAAGTGAAGATACCCATGGCTGCAGCCCTATTGCACAACATTATCAAAGCACTCAATGGAGATGAGCAATGGTTGGATGATCCACAAGATAATATCCCTCCAGAAAACTTCGTTGATCTACCTGATGGTGATGAAGGCTATGAGCATGAGGGCAATGAGCATGCTGACAACCAAGGAAACAATCTCAGAGATGCAATAGCACGCCAGATGTGGAATGACTACCAAAGGCATAGAAATTAG